The Sorangiineae bacterium MSr11954 DNA segment GCTCGTGGACGGGGAGCATCGAGCTGCTGCCGCCGCTACCTCCGCCCGGGAGCGCGTGCGCGGCGACCAGCAACGGCAGATCGGCCGCGTGGACCTTGCCGCCGTCGGCCAGATCCTCGAGGTGGTGGATCCCGTCCCCCGGCACGGAGATGAGCACGTTCTTCAGATCGCGCCCGGTGTGGTTCGCGACATCGAGGCTTCCATCGCCCGCGTTCACGATGCTCAGCCCTCCTTTGAAGTCGTAGAGGCCGTCCTCGAGCACCACGATGGTCTGCCAGGGGAGCGCGTTGATGTCCTCGAGCGAGACGCCGTTGCGATCGACCGAGAGGGCGCTCTTGTCCTGCGAGGACATGGAGTCGGCGCTGGCGACCGACAAGAGGCTGCTCGCCTCCGTGGACGCGATGGACAAGGCGCGGCTCTCGCTGGTGAAAAATCCGCGGTAGCGCCGGATGGCACCGCGCGGCACCCCGGCGCCCGCTTCCACCAGCGACAGATGGCGCGCGCGCCCGCTCCAGCCTTTGACGGCGAACCCCACGAGCACGATGATCAAGAAGGTGGCCAAGCTGAAGACGGGGGCCCACAGCAACGGCGCCAGAGGCTTCCCCTTGCGCGATGCGCGCAGAAACGTGAGCGGGCCCGCCACGATCGAATAGAGCACGAGCAGGATCGCCGCGACCCCGAGGGCCGGGCGGAAGTTCTCGTTGGGGTCGAGCGCGCGGCGCACGCCGTCGAAGTTCATATCCGTCTGCTCGCCCCCGCCGTGGGCGATGACGTTGATCGCGCGGCGGTCCCACGCGTGCTCCATCAGATCGACCATGCGCCCTTGCACCCAGGGATCGTCGAGCATCGGGGGCTCGGAGGGATCGAAGGGCAGCAGGTGCACCTCGCCGCTTCCATAGGCGGCGCTGGCGCCAAACGCGCTGGGCACCAGGTTGCCGCCCGCGTACCCCTGGAGCTTGCCGCGCACCGTGGGGGAGGGACCCGAGGGGGCCTTCTTGCCGGCGGGCGGATCCGTCGTGCGAAGGGGGAGAAAGGGGTTCGAGGGGTTCGCGCTCGTCCAAGGGGACGACCCGGGGGCCGGCGCGCCGGGGTCGAAGCGGAGGGGGGTCGGGGGATCGTCCGGCTCGGTGTCGAGCGGCTCGGGGGGAAAGAGGCCGCCCTCGGTGGGACGCACCCGCCCGGGGAGCGACATCAAGGTGGGCGGGGGAGGTGCGGAGGTGGCCGCGCCGCCGAGGAGCTTGGTGACCACGGGGCTGCGCAGATCGTCGACGCGGGTGGGGACGAGGGCCAAGGTGCCGCCTGCGATGACCCAGCTCACCAAGGCATCGGCGGACTGCGTCTCCAGGCGCGCGAGCAGATCGGTGGGCATGAGCACGACCACGGCGCTCGAATAGCCGGCGGCGCGATCGGGCAGAATGGGGTCGCCGGTGGTGCGATCGAAGGAGGGGACGCCGACGCTCAACCCGGCGGGGGCGATGCGGTAAGCCACCCGGCCGTGGCTCCACTTGACGGTGACCGGCCAGTTGCGGAGGACCGGCGCGAGCCGTGAGGGCTGGTGGACGTCGACCAAGAGCGGCGCCGCATACGGGATGGAGCCCAGGCTGGTCGACGCGATGGTCTTGCCCGACGGATCGCTGACCCGCACCGAGATGCTCGGCGCCTCCGCGCGCAAGCCGTGCGTCGGCAGCTTGACCACGACGCTGCGGCCACCCGCCACGTGAAAGGGCGCCCGCGTGATGAAATCTTCGTGCGACGACCAGGCCAGCTGCCGGCTCGTGAGCTCGATGCTCCCCTTGGACGCCGTCGTGCCCATGTTCTCGAGGTTGACGGCGATTTCGGTCCATCCATTGCCGATGGCCGATTCATTTCCGAAGACGGGGGTCGCCCGCACGATGAGCGACGGCGGCGTCTGCGGATCTTTCTGCGCCCCCGCGGGCGCGCCGGCATCCGCCTCGCTGGCCGGATCGGCGTACGCCGGCATGGCCGGGAAGCTCGCCACCGCTGCCGCCGCCACCGCCAGGAGCAGCGGCACCAGCGCATTTCGTCGTGTCATGCAGTCCTCGCGCGCTCGGCGTCCACTTTGGCGGGGCGGGCTTCCACCGACGCGAGCAGCGCATCGATCACCGAGTCGGTCGACACGCCGTCGGCCTCGCCCTCGAAGGAGCGGATGATCCGATGGCGAAGCGCCGGCTTGGCCACCCGGGCGACGTCCGCGAACGACACGTTCGCGCGCCCTTCGCAGAGGGCCACCGCCTTGGCCGCGAGCACCAGCGACTGCGCGCCGCGCACCCCCGCGCCATAGCGCAAGCTGCGCTTGACGAGATCGGGCGCTTGCGCGTCGGTCGGATCGCTGGCGCGCACCAGCCGGGCCGCGTAGCGCGCGACCGGCTCGGCGACCACCACGTCGCGGCACATGAGCCGCAGCGCGAGGATGCCGGCTTGGTCGAGCACCCGCGGCGGCGCGCCCATCTCGCGGCCCGTGGTGCGCCCGAGGACGTCGACCAGCTCGTCCTCCGTGGGGTTGGGCACCAGGACCTTGAGCAAGAAGCGATCGAGCTGGGCCTCGGGCAGGGGATACGTGCCCTCCATCTCGATGGGGTTCTCCGTGGCCAAGACGAAGAAGGGCTCCTCGAGCACATGGCGGGTGCCCGCGATGGTGACCGCGTGCTCGGCCATGGCCTCGAGCAGGGCCGACTGCGTCTTGGGGGTGGCGCGGTTGATCTCGTCGGCGAGCACGATCTGCCCGAAGATGGGGCCTTTTTGCACCGCGAACATGGTCCCTGCGGCGCGCTGGGAGGGATCCAGGATCAGCACGTTGGTGCCGATCACGTCGCTGGGCATCAAGTCGGGGGTGAACTGAATGCGCGAGAAGCGAAGATCGAGACACTGCGAGAGCGTGCGCACCAGCAAGGTCTTGCCGAGCCCCGGCGCCCCTTCGAGCAAGACGTGGCCTCCCGCGACCAAACCCCACATGACTTGATCGACCACCGCACCTTGGCCGACGACGACGTGCCCGATCGCCTCTCTCAGCTTGCCGACGGCGTCCGCTGCCCGCCGGAGTCCTGCCTCGAACTGTTCCGACATCGATTCCTCTGAATATGCGTCAAGATGCTTGAGAACGTGTGCTGCGTTACGGTTGAAAGTACTGCCGTACGTGCTCCCGGTACTCCTCGGGGACGTCGCTTCGCTCGACGCCTTCGATCTCGCTGGGCCCGACCACCCGAAGATCGCCGCTTCCGCGCACGTTGGCGGTGCCCCCGGCCTTGCCCGGGACGAAGGTGTTGACGGTGCCCGGCATCGCTTGCCCCTTCGACAAGGCGCCGCGCGCCCGCGATTTCATCGTGTGCGCGTCGATCGGCCCCGTCGCGCCCCGGTGATCGCCGGTCCCCGTGTCGGCGGTGCCCCCGCGCCCGGACTGATTGCCGCCGCTCTGCCCCGGCAGGGGGATGCCGCCTTGGGCCCCGTTCGAACCTTGTCCGCCCTGTCCTTGCGAACCTTGTCCGTTCTGCCCTTGCGAGCCCTGTCCGTTCTGTCCCTGTTGGCCGCCCTGACCGTTTTGACCCTGCTGCCCGCCCTGTCCTTGCTGACCCTGACCGTCCTGTCCCTGTCCTTGCGGACCGTTTTGGGCCTGCGGACCATTCTGTCCCTGCTGCCCCTGACCGTTCTGCCCCTGCTGCCCGTTCTGTCCTTGCTGTCCCGGGCCTTTTTGACCCTGTCCTTGCTGCCCGTTCTGTCCGTTCTGCCCCTGCTGACCCTGACCGCTCGGGTTCGGATCCTTGCCGAGCTCGCGCTCGGTGCCTTCGGCGCCGCGCTCGGCGTCGTCGAGGGCGCCTTGGCGCTTGGATTCGCTGCCCTCGGTGTCCTCGTTGGCGAGCTCCTTGAGCTTTCGTTCGAGCTCTTTTTGCCCCTCGGGGGAGGCGAGATCGCGGGCCATCTCCTTGAGACGATCGGCGTCGGCCGCGGATGTGCCGGATTGTTTGGCCATGTCGCGGAGCTTGTCGGCGAGGCGTTTGCGTTCTTCGGGGGTGAGCTTCTCGAGCGATTTGCCCAGGGCGTCGGCCAGCTGCCGCGCGGCCTTGTCGGAGCCTTGGCGATCGAGCGCCTCGCTCTGGGTCTGCACGTCGTCGTCGCCGGTGCCCGAGCCCTTCATGGCGTCGGCGAGCTCGCGCAAGCTATCGGCCCGCGCGCCGCGGCGTTCGAGGAGCTTTTTCTCCTCCTCGAGCGCCTTGGCCACGCCCTCGGCGCCGTTCTTCCGGGCGCCGTCGGCCGCCTCGTCGAGCTTCTTCTTCGCCAGCTCGCGGTCCTGCTTTTCGCGCTCATTGGCCAGCTTCTCCATTTCACGGTCGAGCGTCTGCAGATCGTGATCGCCCAGCGCCTTGGCTGCTCGTTTGGTGGCGCCGCTCTCGTCGAGCTTCGACACGGCGCTCTCGAGGCCCGCGCGCTGCTCGCCGTCGCCCAGCGAGAGGCGCTCCTGGGTGAGCTGCTCCCGCAGCCGCGCGATCTTGTCCTGCGCCTCGCGCTTTTCAATCCCGCGACGCAGCTCGTCTTTGAGCGCCTCCGCCTCTTTGGCGATCTTGTCCAGCCGCTCGCGTTGCGCCTCGTCGCGCGCGGAGAGCTGCGCGAGCTTGGCCACCTGCTCCAGGCCTTCCACCTGGGTGGTCTGCACCTTGGTCGTCCCGGGTGCGGCGGCGGCGGCAGGTGGGACCGGAAGCGGTTGGCGCAGAATGAACACCAGCGCCCCGATGCCGAGCGGCGCGAGCGCATGCACGGGCCTCCAGAGCCGCGGGCCAATGTGGCGACCGGGCTCCCGCTCCCGCAAGACTTGGGCGGCGGTGGTGATCACCACGGCGCGCGCGGGATCGTCGGGGCTGAACTCCACGGCGGTGGCGATGGCTTCTTCGGTCTCCAGCCGGGCATCGAGAAAGAGCGCCACGTCGGTGTCGCTCCAGCGCTTGCGCCGGGCCACCAGCCACCCGGCGCCAAGGCCCACCAGACCAAGCGCCGGAGCCCAAAGGCGCAGGTCGGGCCAGCGCATTCTCCAGCCCGCCACCGCGGGGATCACGGCCAGCGCAAGGCCCAGGGCGGCGCCCGCGAGCATCCACCGAAGCGCGAGCCTCGTCCGCACCCGGCGCGCCCAGCGCTCGAACAGCGGGTGAAAACCGGGATCCGTCATGGGTTCGTCCTCGTTGCACTTTCCTTGCGGGGGCCTCGGTTCACTCGCACCTTCGTTCGAGAGCAAACGGTGAGCCCGTCGATTGTAGTCCCTGTGCGTTGGTAGCTACGAGCGAAGGCGCAAGGGGATCCCTTGAATCGTCCGAGTGGACTGCGTGTCCACAAGCAAACTTCCGGCCCTGTGGATCATCGGACCCCCAGATTGACTCCTGAACGGGCGCACGACCTGGGTGGACCAAGGTTGGCGGACGATACTTTAGGGAAAATTGTAAGGATCGAGGCAACTCTCCGCGGTTCACACGGTTTGGCTCGGTGGCTGCAAGGGTGTCGATCGTGCAACCGCTACCCAAGCGCAGCGCTCGCATCGACCAGTTCGAACTCGACGCGCCCGACTCCCTCGAGCGGCAAGGACGCAAGCTCCCCGCGACCCGCCCTCCGCCCCGCAACCGCCACGACTCCGTCGCGACGCGCCGCCCTTCGAACGCGCGCAAGGTGCCGCCTGCATTCCCGAAGGCGCCGCCGGTTTCGAGCGGCTCGTGGCCGAAGAACGAGGGGACGGCCCGCTCGTCGGCCATGTTCTTCGAGAGCAGCCGCGCGAGTCGGGATCCGGACTCCACCGGCGATCAAGACGTGACGACCTTGATGCCCGCGCCCTCGCGGCGAACGATGCCACCTCCGCCGGAGGCGAGACCGGGACGGGTGCCGGCACCCTTTCCGCCGTCGCGCCGTCGCGATACCCCGCGCCCGCCACGGCCGCGGCGCGATGAAGAGTGCACCGTCGTCCGGCCCGATCTGAGCGCCTCGGCGTTCACCCCACCGGCCAGGCTCGGCTCGACCCCTCCGCCAAAGCGCACCTCGGCGCCGCCGGCCCCGCCGTCCAATCCGGCGCCGCCGAAGCCTCCGCCGCTCTCGGGGCCGCCGACTTTGGTCGGCGTACCGCGTCCGGCCATGGTCCGCCCGCCGGTCGATGCGATGGCGCATGCGATGCCGGCGCACGCGATGCCGGCGCATGCGATGCCGGCGCATGCGATGCCAGTCAGCGCGCAGGCCACGCAACCCGCGCAAGCGGTACAGGCCACGCAAGGGGACTATGCGTACCCTTATTTTGCGACCACGCGACCGAACCCGGTGATGCCCAATGCGGTGGCCCCCATGGCCATGCCGGTGCGCACGGCCGCGGCCCGTCTGGATTCGCCGGCGGGTCTACCCGCGGCGAAGGATCACGCGGCCGCCGCAAAGAAGAGCGATCCCAACGTGGAAGGCCGTCCCACCATCTCGTGGGTGGCCGTCTTCGTGGCGCTCGGCGTCCTCACGGGCCTGCTCATCGCGCTCTTCGTCCGCGGCGATGGCGAAGCGGCGCTCGAGGCCATGGCGTCGTACATCGATTCGGCCCGCAGCACGAGCGCAGCCACGCAAGCGAACCGGGTACCGGGCGAGGTCCTCCCCGCCGCCCCCGCCGTCCCGTCCGCAGCCGCAACCGACATGACGAACGCCCCGCCCGCACCGCCGCCGCCCCCTGCGTTCGCGCCCCAAGGCAGCGCCGCGCGCGCGACCGCCGCGCTTGCGCATGCTGCGCCGCCGCCGTGGGCCGGGTCGGGTGCATTGGGTACCGGTGTCGTCAAACCCGTTCCCCCCGGGCCTGCGCCGGTCAAGGCGCACGCGCGGGCGGCCAGCGCATCGAGGAGCGAGTCCTCGCGGTCGGAGACCGTGGCCATGGACGCGCCGAAGCTCGAGAAGATCGATCGCGGCGAAAAGAGCGAGAAGAGCGAAAAGAGCGAGAAGACAGAGCGAAGCGAGAAGTCCGTGGCGCGCGCCGAGAAGTCTTCGCGTGGTGGGGCGGGGGGCGCTGCGGACAAAGAGGAGAAGGAGAAAGAGAAGTATCTCGCAGAGGCCGCAACCAAGCTGGCCGATCAGCAATTGGAGCAGTCTCTGGCGCAATGATTGGAGAGCGCGCGCGCTCGAATGAGTGCGCGCGCGCCCAGGCGCAATCGTTTCGAAACGCCGGCGTGGAACGTTGCATACGGGCGCGGCCAGGCGCAATCGTTTCGAAACGCCGGCGTGGAACGTTGCATACGGGCGCGGCCAGGCGCAATTGTTCGAAACGCCGGCGTGGAACGTTGCATACGGGCGCGGCCAGGCGCAATTGTTCGAAACGCCGGCGTGGAACGTTGCATACGGGCGGGGCGAGACGAAGTCGTTTCGAAACGCCGGCGTGGAACGTTGCATACGGGCGCGGCCAGGCGCAATTGTTCGAAACGCCGGCGTGGAACGTTGCATACGGGCGCGGCCAGGCGCAATCGTTCGAAACGCCGGCGTGGAACGTTGCATACGGGCGGGGCGAGACGAAGTCGTTTCGAAACGCCAGTGTGGAACGTTGCATACGGGCGCAGGGCCGGCGGAAACCGTTGCGAATATCGGTGACGAAAGTCGGATGCCCGCCGCGCGGTGCTCAATGATTGACGCGTACACGGGGCCGCCGGAATCGTTGTCCGCGGCGAGCTGCGCACGTTGGTGCCGACGTCGGGCGCGGTAAAGCTTCGCACCTCCGAGCGGACGGCGGGCGTTCGTAGGGGGTTGGCGCACAAACACGTTTCTCGTTTGGTGTCCACGCAATTCAAGGACACGAGGGCTCATTTTGTGATTGGATCAGGTTTGCATCACACCAGGGATGCTTGCGAGGGTCCGCTGAATGTTGCCTCCGGCCAAAGCTCCACCGCCGACCAAGAGGGTCCGTGTGGTGACCGACGACGCCGTGACCCACGATGCGGACACCCGCAAGGTCACCCTGCGCCACGTGCTGATGCGCGACACGGTGTCGAGCGACGCACCGACGGAGAGCACGCTCTCGAGCGACGCACCGACGGAGAGCACGCTCTCGAGCGACGCGATGACACGCGACGCGATGACACGCGATGCCATGACACGCGACGCGATGACACGCGATGCCATGACACGCGACGCGATGACACGCGATGCCATGACACGCGACGCGATGACACGCGACGCGGTGACACGCGACGCGGTGACGCGGCAAACGGTCTCCGAC contains these protein-coding regions:
- a CDS encoding AAA family ATPase, yielding MSEQFEAGLRRAADAVGKLREAIGHVVVGQGAVVDQVMWGLVAGGHVLLEGAPGLGKTLLVRTLSQCLDLRFSRIQFTPDLMPSDVIGTNVLILDPSQRAAGTMFAVQKGPIFGQIVLADEINRATPKTQSALLEAMAEHAVTIAGTRHVLEEPFFVLATENPIEMEGTYPLPEAQLDRFLLKVLVPNPTEDELVDVLGRTTGREMGAPPRVLDQAGILALRLMCRDVVVAEPVARYAARLVRASDPTDAQAPDLVKRSLRYGAGVRGAQSLVLAAKAVALCEGRANVSFADVARVAKPALRHRIIRSFEGEADGVSTDSVIDALLASVEARPAKVDAERARTA